In one Trichlorobacter lovleyi SZ genomic region, the following are encoded:
- a CDS encoding holo-[acyl-carrier-protein] synthase: MILGIGIDTVEISRFQRFLDEDNQALLNRLFAPAEQEYCRPRKQAASCLAARFAAKEAFVKALGTGLRDGICWTEIAVGNDQLGKPFLKLSGRALQLFSEQGAASAHLSLSHDGGHAVAQVILEAP; the protein is encoded by the coding sequence ATGATCCTCGGCATCGGCATAGACACGGTTGAAATCAGCCGCTTCCAGCGCTTTCTGGATGAAGACAACCAGGCCTTGCTGAACCGTCTCTTTGCCCCGGCCGAGCAGGAATACTGCCGCCCCAGGAAACAGGCTGCCTCCTGCCTGGCCGCCCGCTTTGCCGCCAAGGAGGCCTTTGTCAAGGCACTGGGGACCGGGCTGCGGGACGGCATCTGCTGGACCGAGATAGCAGTCGGCAACGATCAGCTGGGCAAACCGTTCCTGAAACTGTCAGGACGCGCCCTGCAGCTGTTTTCGGAACAGGGGGCTGCATCCGCACACCTGTCACTGTCCCATGATGGTGGCCATGCGGTTGCGCAGGTCATACTGGAGGCGCCATGA
- a CDS encoding bifunctional ADP-dependent NAD(P)H-hydrate dehydratase/NAD(P)H-hydrate epimerase — MKIVTAHTMQELDRRAINEYGIPGRDLMEQAGQGCAEHILAAYGTRRSKRVVILAGKGNNGGDGYVIARCLLEKEWQVLVIVLADRDSIHGDAETNLVRLPEEIVSFCPGDGELTEKHADDIQQADVLVDALLGTGLRSDLTGVYLEAVELINTAPGKVVAVDIPTGIHGTTGRILGKTVHANMTVTFGIAKLGHVLYPAAEHVGRLVIVDIGIPPQLMQEAVGYDFLNEKLMAPLVKRRDRQAHKGTYGHCLIIAGSTGKTGAAALAANSAVRTGSGLVTLAVPESLNQILEVKTTEAMTLPLPDAGSGHLTTHAIALLEKYLPGKNALAIGPGIDRRPAGVTVVQNLVENIALPMVIDADGLNALAEDTTVLHRRRSQNIVLTPHPGEMSRLLGSSIPDVAAIRISVAQEFARTFGVYVVLKGARTIIAAPNGMAAINGSGNPGMASGGMGDVLTGIIVSLLGQGYSTWNACRLGVFIHGLAGDLVAMEQGEIGMTATDLMARIPLALNRLLNLPANYHQPV; from the coding sequence ATGAAGATCGTCACCGCCCATACCATGCAGGAGCTGGACCGTCGCGCCATTAACGAATACGGTATTCCCGGCCGTGACCTGATGGAACAGGCCGGACAGGGCTGTGCCGAGCATATCCTGGCCGCCTATGGTACCCGGAGGAGCAAACGGGTCGTGATCCTGGCCGGCAAAGGCAACAATGGCGGCGACGGGTATGTGATTGCCCGCTGCCTGCTGGAAAAAGAGTGGCAGGTGCTGGTGATCGTGCTGGCTGATCGGGACAGCATCCACGGTGATGCTGAAACCAATCTGGTGCGGCTCCCGGAGGAGATCGTAAGTTTTTGTCCCGGCGACGGGGAACTGACCGAGAAACATGCCGACGACATCCAGCAGGCCGATGTGCTGGTGGATGCGCTGCTGGGGACCGGTCTGCGCAGTGACCTGACCGGGGTCTATCTAGAGGCGGTGGAACTGATCAACACGGCGCCGGGCAAAGTGGTGGCGGTGGATATTCCCACCGGTATCCACGGCACCACCGGCCGGATTCTGGGAAAGACCGTCCATGCCAACATGACGGTCACCTTCGGGATCGCCAAGCTGGGCCACGTGCTCTACCCGGCTGCCGAGCATGTAGGCAGACTGGTCATCGTGGATATCGGCATTCCGCCCCAGCTGATGCAAGAGGCGGTAGGCTATGACTTTTTGAACGAAAAACTGATGGCCCCGCTGGTGAAACGCCGTGACCGCCAGGCCCACAAGGGAACCTACGGCCACTGTCTGATCATTGCCGGATCAACCGGCAAGACCGGCGCAGCCGCCCTGGCAGCAAACAGTGCCGTCCGGACCGGTTCCGGCCTGGTGACGCTTGCCGTACCGGAAAGCCTCAATCAGATCCTTGAGGTGAAGACCACCGAGGCGATGACCCTGCCGCTGCCCGATGCCGGCAGCGGACACCTGACGACCCACGCCATTGCCCTGCTTGAAAAGTACCTGCCGGGCAAAAACGCCCTGGCGATCGGTCCGGGGATCGACCGCCGCCCTGCCGGTGTCACGGTGGTACAGAACCTGGTGGAGAATATTGCTCTTCCGATGGTGATTGATGCCGATGGCCTGAATGCCCTGGCCGAAGACACGACGGTGCTGCACCGCAGGCGTTCCCAGAACATTGTCCTGACCCCCCACCCCGGTGAGATGTCCCGCCTGCTGGGCTCTTCCATCCCTGATGTGGCTGCCATCCGCATCTCGGTTGCCCAGGAGTTTGCCCGTACCTTCGGGGTGTATGTCGTCCTGAAAGGGGCCCGGACCATCATTGCCGCGCCCAACGGCATGGCTGCCATCAACGGCAGCGGCAACCCCGGCATGGCAAGCGGCGGCATGGGGGATGTACTGACCGGCATTATCGTATCGCTGCTGGGCCAGGGCTACTCAACCTGGAACGCCTGCCGCCTGGGGGTATTCATCCACGGCCTGGCCGGTGACCTGGTGGCCATGGAACAGGGCGAAATCGGCATGACCGCCACCGACCTGATGGCCCGGATTCCGCTGGCGCTCAACCGGCTCCTGAACCTTCCCGCTAACTATCATCAACCCGTTTAA